In Ascaphus truei isolate aAscTru1 chromosome 21, aAscTru1.hap1, whole genome shotgun sequence, one DNA window encodes the following:
- the GOLGA2 gene encoding golgin subfamily A member 2 isoform X5: MADESRQNKLAAARRKLKEFQQKTTPPAAAGGKKKRKTKESNSRPDSPARLSPDPVRLGRDVSARDADMLSEDDSDHCITPTAPHHDYPVFQQSDHEGVKMPPLDENRSLSSTDSLRQLSEQLNGLVSQTNSYVNGENIISTSSPELESRFQEMAAALDSSHLTNKQLSTNMEELKQHNQEIVGQLDKEKKGYEQKFAKEQGALREQLQVHIQTIGILVSEKSELQTALSHTQQAARHKAAEAEDLAIRLQSSRQRMTELERTLSSISAQQKQAEKLHKELEKDRDHLRLESFKNSKNSDELKQQNSELSAKLNVMLSENATMRLEVADLHKKLEMAELMIQQFSNQTGAPDANQQLRMALEERDQLGAQLTQVSESLQHLRAERDQYVEKLKEEGSVWQERVQQLLEQIQTLAQEKETGREQVEQLETRVTELLLASAAEPTDTEPSAPTGPSESELALQTLLEKLQEELHELQARYQAQVQDNSQLSRLNQEQEEQLQELEKAAQRQSEDTVDKQQILENMQSDKVTISRALTQNRLLKEQLAELQNGFVKLTNENLELTNGLQSEQHVKKELAKKLGQLQERLADFKEQLAGKTQEAELLQGQRDEFSSHLQQYSTAYQHLSIEKEEIQRQYLLQAQLMDRLQHEEVQGKVSADMHLKELQQSRANLEVLTKENQELRARVSQIRSEPESRVFNRMEGDGVESLVYEDEIPKTPLVIPDDLESREEMMAFLNSALSKLQGEQEEVERQLLEQKRYCGELLLQITALRQQQQSPAAPHHSADLGGESVPREVYDALLSAMEKLQFRFTELMQERVDLKERVEELEHRCIQLSGETDTIGEYIALYQSQRAILKQRHVEKEDYISRLAQDKEEMKAKLLELQVLVMRLVAERNEWYGKFVEAARSPKELGPMEFPPERPMELGEDERGVLEEVSLAEDAEEETEEIVAHSSAAQEGASPGSEDPTAKQIMQLLREIQNPQERPDSLLQNPCIPFFYRADENDEVRILVV; this comes from the exons GATTACCCCGTGTTCCAG CAAAGTGACCATGAAGGTGTGAAGATGCCGCCGTTAGATGAAAACAG GTCTCTCTCGTCGACAGACAGTCTGCGGCAGCTGTCCGAGCAACTGAACGGCCTGGTATCGCAG ACGAACTCCTACGTGAATGGGGAAAACATCATCTCAACCAGCAGCCCAGAACTGGAG TCTCGTTTCCAGGAGATGGCCGCTGCCCTGGACTCCAGCCATCTAACAAATAAACAGCTCAGCACAAACATGGAAGAGCTG AAGCAGCATAACCAGGAGATTGTGGGTCAGCTGGACAAG GAAAAGAAAGGCTATGAGCAGAAGTTTGCCAAGGAGCAAGGTGCCCTCAGGGAACAATTGCAG GTTCACATTCAGACGATCGGCATTCTGGTATCTGAGAAGTCGGAGTTGCAAACGGCCTTGTCTCATACGCAGCAAGCCGCACGTCATAAAGCGG CGGAGGCAGAAGATCTTGCCATACGTTTACAGTCCAGTAGGCAGAGAATGACAGAGTTGGAACGCACACTTTCTTCCATCTCCGCACAGCAAAAGCAGGCAGAAAAG ctCCACAAAGAGCTGGAGAAAGATCGTGACCACCTTCGACTGGAGTCCTTCAAAAACAG TAAAAACAGCGATGAGCTGAAGCAGCAGAACTCTGAGCTGTCGGCGAAGCTGAACGTGATGCTCTCTGAGAATGCCACCATGAGGCTGGAGGTGGCAGATCTGCACAAGAAGCTGGAGATGGCGGAACTCATGATCCAGCAG TTCTCTAATCAGACGGGCGCTCCGGATGCCAACCAGCAGCTCCGCATGGCACTGGAAGAGCGGGACCAGCTGGGAGCCCAGCTCACACAG GTGTCCGAATCTCTCCAACACCTGAGGGCCGAGCGGGACCAGTACGTAGAGAAACTGAAGGAGGAGGGGTCTGTTTGGCAGGAAAGGGTCCAGCAACTCCTTGAGCAG ATCCAGACACTCGCCCAAGAGAAGGAGACGGGCCGGGAGCAGGTCGAGCAGTTGGAGACCAGAGTGACAGAACTGCTGCTGGCATCGG CAGCTGAGCCGACAGACACCGAGCCCTCTGCTCCCACCGGTCCCTCGGAGTCTGAGCTGGCCCTGCAAACCCTGCTCGAGAAGCTGCAGGAGGAGCTGCACGAGCTGCAAGCCAGGTACCAGGCTCAGGTGCAGGACAACAGTCAGCTGAGCCGCCTGAAccaggagcaggaggagcagcTGCAGGAGCTGGAGAAGGCAGCGCAGCGGCAGAGCGAGGACACGGTGGACAAGCAGCAAATCCTGGAGAACATGCAGAGCGACAAAGTGACCATCAGCCGAGCGCTGACCCAGAACAGACTGCTGAAAGAGCAGCTCGCAGAGCTGCAGAATGGCTTCGTCAAACTG ACGAATGAGAACTTGGAGCTGACCAACGGACTGCAGAGTGAGCAGCACGTGAAGAAAGAGCTGGCCAAGAAGCTGGGACAGTTACAGGAGCGCCTAGCTGACTTCAAGGAGCAG CTGGCTGGTAAGACGCAGGAGGCCGAACTGCTGCAGGGTCAGCGGGATGAGTTCTCTTCTCACCTTCAGCAGTACAGCACGGCATACCAGCACCTGTCCATCGAGAAGGAGGAGATACAGAGACAGTATCTCCTGCAGGCCCAGCTCATGGACAGGCTGCAGCACGAGGAGGTGCAGGGGAAAGTCAGCGCAGATATGCACCTCAAGGAGCTGCAGCAAAGCAGG GCGAACCTGGAGGTCCTGACCAAAGAGAACCAGGAGCTAAGAGCTCGTGTGTCGCAGATCCGCAGCGAGCCGGAGAGCCGGGTGTTTAATAGGATGGAAG GAGACGGGGTGGAGAGTCTGGTGTACGAAGATGAGATTCCCAAAACTCCCCTGGTTATCCCCGATGACTTAGAAAGCAGAGAAGAGATG ATGGCTTTCCTGAATTCTGCACTCTCCAAGTTACAAGGGGAGCAGGAGGAGGTGGAGCGCCAGCTGCTGGAACAGAAGCGTTACTGCGGGGAGCTCCTACTGCAGATAACGGCCCTGAGGCA GCAGCAGCAGTCGCCCGCAGCCCCCCATCACTCTGCAG ATCTCGGAGGGGAGAGTGTGCCCAGGGAGGTGTATGACGCGTTGCTGAGTGCCATGGAGAAGCTGCAG TTTCGCTTCACTGAGCTGATGCAGGAGAGAGTGGATCTGAAGGAGCGAGTGGAGGAGTTGGAGCATCGCTGCATCCAGCTGTCGGGAGAGACTGACACTATTG GCGAGTACATTGCCCTATACCAGAGTCAGCGAGCGATCCTGAAGCAGCGTCACGTGGAGAAGGAGGATTATATCAGCCGCCTGGCTCAGGACAAGGAGGAGATGAAG GCcaagctgctggagctgcaggtcTTGGTCATGAGGCTGGTGGCCGAGAGGAACGAATGGTACGGGAAGTTTGTGGAAGCTGCAAGGAGCCCCAAGGAACTTGGACCCATGGAGTTTCCTCCAGAGAGACCCATGGAGCTGGGAGAAGATGAAAGGGGAG TTCTAGAAGAAGTCAGCTTAGCAGAAGATGCAGAGGAGGAGACGGAGGAGATCGTGGCTCATTCGTCCGCTGCCCAGGAAGGTGCCAGCCCCGGCTCTGAAGACCCCACCGCCAAGCAGATCATGCAGCTCCTACGTGAGATCCAGAACCCGCAGGAGCGCCCTGACTCCCTGCTGCAGAACCCCTGCATCCCTTTCTTCTACCGCGCCGATGAGAACGACGAGGTCCGAATTTTGGTGGTCTGA
- the GOLGA2 gene encoding golgin subfamily A member 2 isoform X7, protein MADESRQNKLAAARRKLKEFQQKTTPPAAAGGKKKRKTKESNSRPDSPARLSPDPQSDHEGVKMPPLDENRSLSSTDSLRQLSEQLNGLVSQTNSYVNGENIISTSSPELESRFQEMAAALDSSHLTNKQLSTNMEELKQHNQEIVGQLDKEKKGYEQKFAKEQGALREQLQVHIQTIGILVSEKSELQTALSHTQQAARHKAAEAEDLAIRLQSSRQRMTELERTLSSISAQQKQAEKLHKELEKDRDHLRLESFKNSKNSDELKQQNSELSAKLNVMLSENATMRLEVADLHKKLEMAELMIQQFSNQTGAPDANQQLRMALEERDQLGAQLTQVSESLQHLRAERDQYVEKLKEEGSVWQERVQQLLEQIQTLAQEKETGREQVEQLETRVTELLLASAAEPTDTEPSAPTGPSESELALQTLLEKLQEELHELQARYQAQVQDNSQLSRLNQEQEEQLQELEKAAQRQSEDTVDKQQILENMQSDKVTISRALTQNRLLKEQLAELQNGFVKLTNENLELTNGLQSEQHVKKELAKKLGQLQERLADFKEQLAGKTQEAELLQGQRDEFSSHLQQYSTAYQHLSIEKEEIQRQYLLQAQLMDRLQHEEVQGKVSADMHLKELQQSRANLEVLTKENQELRARVSQIRSEPESRVFNRMEGDGVESLVYEDEIPKTPLVIPDDLESREEMMAFLNSALSKLQGEQEEVERQLLEQKRYCGELLLQITALRQQQQSPAAPHHSADLGGESVPREVYDALLSAMEKLQFRFTELMQERVDLKERVEELEHRCIQLSGETDTIGEYIALYQSQRAILKQRHVEKEDYISRLAQDKEEMKAKLLELQVLVMRLVAERNEWYGKFVEAARSPKELGPMEFPPERPMELGEDERGVLEEVSLAEDAEEETEEIVAHSSAAQEGASPGSEDPTAKQIMQLLREIQNPQERPDSLLQNPCIPFFYRADENDEVRILVV, encoded by the exons CAAAGTGACCATGAAGGTGTGAAGATGCCGCCGTTAGATGAAAACAG GTCTCTCTCGTCGACAGACAGTCTGCGGCAGCTGTCCGAGCAACTGAACGGCCTGGTATCGCAG ACGAACTCCTACGTGAATGGGGAAAACATCATCTCAACCAGCAGCCCAGAACTGGAG TCTCGTTTCCAGGAGATGGCCGCTGCCCTGGACTCCAGCCATCTAACAAATAAACAGCTCAGCACAAACATGGAAGAGCTG AAGCAGCATAACCAGGAGATTGTGGGTCAGCTGGACAAG GAAAAGAAAGGCTATGAGCAGAAGTTTGCCAAGGAGCAAGGTGCCCTCAGGGAACAATTGCAG GTTCACATTCAGACGATCGGCATTCTGGTATCTGAGAAGTCGGAGTTGCAAACGGCCTTGTCTCATACGCAGCAAGCCGCACGTCATAAAGCGG CGGAGGCAGAAGATCTTGCCATACGTTTACAGTCCAGTAGGCAGAGAATGACAGAGTTGGAACGCACACTTTCTTCCATCTCCGCACAGCAAAAGCAGGCAGAAAAG ctCCACAAAGAGCTGGAGAAAGATCGTGACCACCTTCGACTGGAGTCCTTCAAAAACAG TAAAAACAGCGATGAGCTGAAGCAGCAGAACTCTGAGCTGTCGGCGAAGCTGAACGTGATGCTCTCTGAGAATGCCACCATGAGGCTGGAGGTGGCAGATCTGCACAAGAAGCTGGAGATGGCGGAACTCATGATCCAGCAG TTCTCTAATCAGACGGGCGCTCCGGATGCCAACCAGCAGCTCCGCATGGCACTGGAAGAGCGGGACCAGCTGGGAGCCCAGCTCACACAG GTGTCCGAATCTCTCCAACACCTGAGGGCCGAGCGGGACCAGTACGTAGAGAAACTGAAGGAGGAGGGGTCTGTTTGGCAGGAAAGGGTCCAGCAACTCCTTGAGCAG ATCCAGACACTCGCCCAAGAGAAGGAGACGGGCCGGGAGCAGGTCGAGCAGTTGGAGACCAGAGTGACAGAACTGCTGCTGGCATCGG CAGCTGAGCCGACAGACACCGAGCCCTCTGCTCCCACCGGTCCCTCGGAGTCTGAGCTGGCCCTGCAAACCCTGCTCGAGAAGCTGCAGGAGGAGCTGCACGAGCTGCAAGCCAGGTACCAGGCTCAGGTGCAGGACAACAGTCAGCTGAGCCGCCTGAAccaggagcaggaggagcagcTGCAGGAGCTGGAGAAGGCAGCGCAGCGGCAGAGCGAGGACACGGTGGACAAGCAGCAAATCCTGGAGAACATGCAGAGCGACAAAGTGACCATCAGCCGAGCGCTGACCCAGAACAGACTGCTGAAAGAGCAGCTCGCAGAGCTGCAGAATGGCTTCGTCAAACTG ACGAATGAGAACTTGGAGCTGACCAACGGACTGCAGAGTGAGCAGCACGTGAAGAAAGAGCTGGCCAAGAAGCTGGGACAGTTACAGGAGCGCCTAGCTGACTTCAAGGAGCAG CTGGCTGGTAAGACGCAGGAGGCCGAACTGCTGCAGGGTCAGCGGGATGAGTTCTCTTCTCACCTTCAGCAGTACAGCACGGCATACCAGCACCTGTCCATCGAGAAGGAGGAGATACAGAGACAGTATCTCCTGCAGGCCCAGCTCATGGACAGGCTGCAGCACGAGGAGGTGCAGGGGAAAGTCAGCGCAGATATGCACCTCAAGGAGCTGCAGCAAAGCAGG GCGAACCTGGAGGTCCTGACCAAAGAGAACCAGGAGCTAAGAGCTCGTGTGTCGCAGATCCGCAGCGAGCCGGAGAGCCGGGTGTTTAATAGGATGGAAG GAGACGGGGTGGAGAGTCTGGTGTACGAAGATGAGATTCCCAAAACTCCCCTGGTTATCCCCGATGACTTAGAAAGCAGAGAAGAGATG ATGGCTTTCCTGAATTCTGCACTCTCCAAGTTACAAGGGGAGCAGGAGGAGGTGGAGCGCCAGCTGCTGGAACAGAAGCGTTACTGCGGGGAGCTCCTACTGCAGATAACGGCCCTGAGGCA GCAGCAGCAGTCGCCCGCAGCCCCCCATCACTCTGCAG ATCTCGGAGGGGAGAGTGTGCCCAGGGAGGTGTATGACGCGTTGCTGAGTGCCATGGAGAAGCTGCAG TTTCGCTTCACTGAGCTGATGCAGGAGAGAGTGGATCTGAAGGAGCGAGTGGAGGAGTTGGAGCATCGCTGCATCCAGCTGTCGGGAGAGACTGACACTATTG GCGAGTACATTGCCCTATACCAGAGTCAGCGAGCGATCCTGAAGCAGCGTCACGTGGAGAAGGAGGATTATATCAGCCGCCTGGCTCAGGACAAGGAGGAGATGAAG GCcaagctgctggagctgcaggtcTTGGTCATGAGGCTGGTGGCCGAGAGGAACGAATGGTACGGGAAGTTTGTGGAAGCTGCAAGGAGCCCCAAGGAACTTGGACCCATGGAGTTTCCTCCAGAGAGACCCATGGAGCTGGGAGAAGATGAAAGGGGAG TTCTAGAAGAAGTCAGCTTAGCAGAAGATGCAGAGGAGGAGACGGAGGAGATCGTGGCTCATTCGTCCGCTGCCCAGGAAGGTGCCAGCCCCGGCTCTGAAGACCCCACCGCCAAGCAGATCATGCAGCTCCTACGTGAGATCCAGAACCCGCAGGAGCGCCCTGACTCCCTGCTGCAGAACCCCTGCATCCCTTTCTTCTACCGCGCCGATGAGAACGACGAGGTCCGAATTTTGGTGGTCTGA
- the GOLGA2 gene encoding golgin subfamily A member 2 isoform X6 gives MADESRQNKLAAARRKLKEFQQKTTPPAAAGGKKKRKTKESNSRPDSPARLSPDPIQAFLKGLVSDLHRSNGVSIPSLGTMKQSDHEGVKMPPLDENRSLSSTDSLRQLSEQLNGLVSQTNSYVNGENIISTSSPELESRFQEMAAALDSSHLTNKQLSTNMEELKQHNQEIVGQLDKEKKGYEQKFAKEQGALREQLQVHIQTIGILVSEKSELQTALSHTQQAARHKAAEAEDLAIRLQSSRQRMTELERTLSSISAQQKQAEKLHKELEKDRDHLRLESFKNSKNSDELKQQNSELSAKLNVMLSENATMRLEVADLHKKLEMAELMIQQFSNQTGAPDANQQLRMALEERDQLGAQLTQVSESLQHLRAERDQYVEKLKEEGSVWQERVQQLLEQIQTLAQEKETGREQVEQLETRVTELLLASAAEPTDTEPSAPTGPSESELALQTLLEKLQEELHELQARYQAQVQDNSQLSRLNQEQEEQLQELEKAAQRQSEDTVDKQQILENMQSDKVTISRALTQNRLLKEQLAELQNGFVKLTNENLELTNGLQSEQHVKKELAKKLGQLQERLADFKEQLAGKTQEAELLQGQRDEFSSHLQQYSTAYQHLSIEKEEIQRQYLLQAQLMDRLQHEEVQGKVSADMHLKELQQSRANLEVLTKENQELRARVSQIRSEPESRVFNRMEGDGVESLVYEDEIPKTPLVIPDDLESREEMMAFLNSALSKLQGEQEEVERQLLEQKRYCGELLLQITALRQQQQSPAAPHHSADLGGESVPREVYDALLSAMEKLQFRFTELMQERVDLKERVEELEHRCIQLSGETDTIGEYIALYQSQRAILKQRHVEKEDYISRLAQDKEEMKAKLLELQVLVMRLVAERNEWYGKFVEAARSPKELGPMEFPPERPMELGEDERGVLEEVSLAEDAEEETEEIVAHSSAAQEGASPGSEDPTAKQIMQLLREIQNPQERPDSLLQNPCIPFFYRADENDEVRILVV, from the exons CAAAGTGACCATGAAGGTGTGAAGATGCCGCCGTTAGATGAAAACAG GTCTCTCTCGTCGACAGACAGTCTGCGGCAGCTGTCCGAGCAACTGAACGGCCTGGTATCGCAG ACGAACTCCTACGTGAATGGGGAAAACATCATCTCAACCAGCAGCCCAGAACTGGAG TCTCGTTTCCAGGAGATGGCCGCTGCCCTGGACTCCAGCCATCTAACAAATAAACAGCTCAGCACAAACATGGAAGAGCTG AAGCAGCATAACCAGGAGATTGTGGGTCAGCTGGACAAG GAAAAGAAAGGCTATGAGCAGAAGTTTGCCAAGGAGCAAGGTGCCCTCAGGGAACAATTGCAG GTTCACATTCAGACGATCGGCATTCTGGTATCTGAGAAGTCGGAGTTGCAAACGGCCTTGTCTCATACGCAGCAAGCCGCACGTCATAAAGCGG CGGAGGCAGAAGATCTTGCCATACGTTTACAGTCCAGTAGGCAGAGAATGACAGAGTTGGAACGCACACTTTCTTCCATCTCCGCACAGCAAAAGCAGGCAGAAAAG ctCCACAAAGAGCTGGAGAAAGATCGTGACCACCTTCGACTGGAGTCCTTCAAAAACAG TAAAAACAGCGATGAGCTGAAGCAGCAGAACTCTGAGCTGTCGGCGAAGCTGAACGTGATGCTCTCTGAGAATGCCACCATGAGGCTGGAGGTGGCAGATCTGCACAAGAAGCTGGAGATGGCGGAACTCATGATCCAGCAG TTCTCTAATCAGACGGGCGCTCCGGATGCCAACCAGCAGCTCCGCATGGCACTGGAAGAGCGGGACCAGCTGGGAGCCCAGCTCACACAG GTGTCCGAATCTCTCCAACACCTGAGGGCCGAGCGGGACCAGTACGTAGAGAAACTGAAGGAGGAGGGGTCTGTTTGGCAGGAAAGGGTCCAGCAACTCCTTGAGCAG ATCCAGACACTCGCCCAAGAGAAGGAGACGGGCCGGGAGCAGGTCGAGCAGTTGGAGACCAGAGTGACAGAACTGCTGCTGGCATCGG CAGCTGAGCCGACAGACACCGAGCCCTCTGCTCCCACCGGTCCCTCGGAGTCTGAGCTGGCCCTGCAAACCCTGCTCGAGAAGCTGCAGGAGGAGCTGCACGAGCTGCAAGCCAGGTACCAGGCTCAGGTGCAGGACAACAGTCAGCTGAGCCGCCTGAAccaggagcaggaggagcagcTGCAGGAGCTGGAGAAGGCAGCGCAGCGGCAGAGCGAGGACACGGTGGACAAGCAGCAAATCCTGGAGAACATGCAGAGCGACAAAGTGACCATCAGCCGAGCGCTGACCCAGAACAGACTGCTGAAAGAGCAGCTCGCAGAGCTGCAGAATGGCTTCGTCAAACTG ACGAATGAGAACTTGGAGCTGACCAACGGACTGCAGAGTGAGCAGCACGTGAAGAAAGAGCTGGCCAAGAAGCTGGGACAGTTACAGGAGCGCCTAGCTGACTTCAAGGAGCAG CTGGCTGGTAAGACGCAGGAGGCCGAACTGCTGCAGGGTCAGCGGGATGAGTTCTCTTCTCACCTTCAGCAGTACAGCACGGCATACCAGCACCTGTCCATCGAGAAGGAGGAGATACAGAGACAGTATCTCCTGCAGGCCCAGCTCATGGACAGGCTGCAGCACGAGGAGGTGCAGGGGAAAGTCAGCGCAGATATGCACCTCAAGGAGCTGCAGCAAAGCAGG GCGAACCTGGAGGTCCTGACCAAAGAGAACCAGGAGCTAAGAGCTCGTGTGTCGCAGATCCGCAGCGAGCCGGAGAGCCGGGTGTTTAATAGGATGGAAG GAGACGGGGTGGAGAGTCTGGTGTACGAAGATGAGATTCCCAAAACTCCCCTGGTTATCCCCGATGACTTAGAAAGCAGAGAAGAGATG ATGGCTTTCCTGAATTCTGCACTCTCCAAGTTACAAGGGGAGCAGGAGGAGGTGGAGCGCCAGCTGCTGGAACAGAAGCGTTACTGCGGGGAGCTCCTACTGCAGATAACGGCCCTGAGGCA GCAGCAGCAGTCGCCCGCAGCCCCCCATCACTCTGCAG ATCTCGGAGGGGAGAGTGTGCCCAGGGAGGTGTATGACGCGTTGCTGAGTGCCATGGAGAAGCTGCAG TTTCGCTTCACTGAGCTGATGCAGGAGAGAGTGGATCTGAAGGAGCGAGTGGAGGAGTTGGAGCATCGCTGCATCCAGCTGTCGGGAGAGACTGACACTATTG GCGAGTACATTGCCCTATACCAGAGTCAGCGAGCGATCCTGAAGCAGCGTCACGTGGAGAAGGAGGATTATATCAGCCGCCTGGCTCAGGACAAGGAGGAGATGAAG GCcaagctgctggagctgcaggtcTTGGTCATGAGGCTGGTGGCCGAGAGGAACGAATGGTACGGGAAGTTTGTGGAAGCTGCAAGGAGCCCCAAGGAACTTGGACCCATGGAGTTTCCTCCAGAGAGACCCATGGAGCTGGGAGAAGATGAAAGGGGAG TTCTAGAAGAAGTCAGCTTAGCAGAAGATGCAGAGGAGGAGACGGAGGAGATCGTGGCTCATTCGTCCGCTGCCCAGGAAGGTGCCAGCCCCGGCTCTGAAGACCCCACCGCCAAGCAGATCATGCAGCTCCTACGTGAGATCCAGAACCCGCAGGAGCGCCCTGACTCCCTGCTGCAGAACCCCTGCATCCCTTTCTTCTACCGCGCCGATGAGAACGACGAGGTCCGAATTTTGGTGGTCTGA